Proteins found in one Dermacentor silvarum isolate Dsil-2018 chromosome 8, BIME_Dsil_1.4, whole genome shotgun sequence genomic segment:
- the LOC119462456 gene encoding uncharacterized protein LOC119462456 isoform X1, whose product MKKRKVRKPFRYCDDDDDSFEVPQPPENFPATMKTTESAADIPGQGDDTNESTRNTEAVNQQSPLKPSNLVSLEDTKLQQKPPVSKLLSPAEFQQEVLRCLAALRIVQQQQGELLVGLTSRLSKQKFVIEDVRTKAPFGDFCACKHLMLPSKEHLRMLLLFYQNIPC is encoded by the exons ATGAAAAAACGTAAGGTGCGCAAGCCATTTCGTTAttgtgatgacgatgacgacagttTTGAAGTGCCACAACCACCAGAAAACTTTCCAGCAACTATGAAGACCACTG AGTCTGCTGCTGACATTCCGGGACAAGGAG atgacacaaATGAAAGCACTAGGAACACCGAAGCTGTGAACCAGCAAAGCCCACTAAAGCCAA GCAACCTCGTTTCTCTTGAGGACACTAAATTACAGCAAAAGCCTCCAGTAAGCAAGCTTCTTTCACCAGCAG AGTTTCAACAAGAGGTTCTGAGGTGCTTGGCTGCCCTTCGGATCGTACAACAGCAGCAGGGTGAACTATTGGTGGGTCTCACGAGCAGGCTCAGTAAGCAGAAATTCGTTATAGAAGACGTTCGAACCAAGGCCCCGTTTGGCGATTTCTGTGCATGCAAACATTTGATGCTACCATCAAAGGAGCACTTGAGGATGCTGCTTTTGTTTTACCAGAACATTCCTTGTTAA
- the LOC119462456 gene encoding uncharacterized protein LOC119462456 isoform X2 yields the protein MKKRKVRKPFRYCDDDDDSFEVPQPPENFPATMKTTESAADIPGQGDDTNESTRNTEAVNQQSPLKPSNLVSLEDTKLQQKPPVSKLLSPAVRILRVLHGPGPEDQEWAVQRASAIAEDLERFFSGDGPLVA from the exons ATGAAAAAACGTAAGGTGCGCAAGCCATTTCGTTAttgtgatgacgatgacgacagttTTGAAGTGCCACAACCACCAGAAAACTTTCCAGCAACTATGAAGACCACTG AGTCTGCTGCTGACATTCCGGGACAAGGAG atgacacaaATGAAAGCACTAGGAACACCGAAGCTGTGAACCAGCAAAGCCCACTAAAGCCAA GCAACCTCGTTTCTCTTGAGGACACTAAATTACAGCAAAAGCCTCCAGTAAGCAAGCTTCTTTCACCAGCAG TTCGCATTCTAAGGGTGCTTCACGGACCAGGACcggaggaccaggagtgggccgtccagcgggccagcgCCATTGCCGAGGacctcgaaagatttttctccggcgatggacccctggtagcctag
- the LOC125947406 gene encoding uncharacterized protein LOC125947406 has product MQVFLSAVTRVLLPAIVMSANVVKEPPDLRTGIDVTSWRIGVDSHSACPTAPPPQNWMLEQVSRALLSSTTIAEPPIKEPRPSPAFCGLGGCATTHTSNPLLFIMQVFLSAVTRVLLPAIVMSANVVKEPPDLRTGIDVTSWRIGVDSHSACPTAPPPQNWMLDQVSRALLSSTTIAEPAIKEPRPSPAFCGLGGCATTHTSNPLLLIMQVSEPDCFYTKRTSNYFLVQLPSPQCCFDIACECLSVIRSILLQSGDIETNPGPDTDAVLAVLKKLSAGQTTIIADMQGLKSQCTATSAALANLSKRLADLEGHYQKLLPMQIEIQTIRADTEQTARLVHALNARVDDAENRSRRNNLVLYGLPDTAASETSAASEEKKFLRLCSDHLNVPLEPQDIERAHRVGRYSANRPRPLIVRFNHYKKKEMVLSNGRKLKGTDLSMGEDFSPAVRNARKQLVSFAKAKSVPFSLRFKTLLIGSKRYVFDDASQTVKEI; this is encoded by the coding sequence ATGCAGGTTTTCCTTTCTGCTGTCACACGCGTGCTGCTGCCTGCGATAGTGATGTCAGCGAACGTCGTGAAGGAACCGCCAGATCTGCGCACCGGGATTGACGTGACTAGTTGGCGCATAGGTGTCGACAGTCATTCCGCCTGTCCAACCGCGCCACCACCTCAAAACTGGATGCTCGAACAAGTATCGAGAGCCCTGCTCTCATCGACAACCATCGCAGAGCCACCTATAAAGGAACCACGGCCATCGCCCGCGTtttgtgggcttggtggctgtgccacaacaCACACCAGTAACCCACTTCTGTTCATCATGCAGGTTTTCCTTTCTGCTGTCACACGCGTGCTGCTGCCTGCGATAGTGATGTCAGCGAACGTCGTGAAGGAACCGCCAGATCTGCGCACCGGGATTGACGTGACTAGTTGGCGCATAGGTGTCGACAGTCATTCCGCCTGTCCAACCGCGCCACCACCTCAAAACTGGATGCTCGACCAAGTATCGAGAGCCCTGCTGTCATCGACAACCATCGCAGAGCCAGCTATAAAGGAACCACGGCCATCGCCCGCGTtttgtgggcttggtggctgtgccacaacaCACACCAGTAACCCACTTCTGTTAATCATGCAGGTTAGTGAACCAGACTGCTTCTATACTAAGAGAACTAGCAATTACTTCTTGGTGCAGCTTCCGAGCCCGCAATGCTGCTTTGATATTGCTTGTGAGTGTCTTAGTGTAATTAGATCTATTTTGTTACAGTCGGGGGATATTGAAACGAACCCTGGTCCTGATACTGATGCTGTGCTTGCCGTACTGAAAAAACTGTCCGCTGGCCAAACCACAATAATAGCCGACATGCAGGGCCTTAAAAGCCAATGCACGGCTACAAGTGCTGCACTCGCCAACTTAAGCAAGAGGTTAGCGGATCTAGAGGGCCATTACCAGAAACTACTACCAATGCAAATCGAGATACAGACTATACGGGCGGATACCGAGCAAACAGCAAGACTTGTTCACGCTCTGAATGCCCGCGTTGACGATGCAGAGAATCGCTCAAGGCGAAACAATCTTGTGCTTTACGGCCTTCCTGACACAGCAGCATCAGAAACGTCGGCCgcgtctgaagaaaaaaaatttttacgTCTATGCTCAGACCACCTGAACGTGCCACTTGAACCTCAAGATATAGAGCGAGCGCATCGTGTTGGTCGCTATTCTGCTAATCGCCCGCGTCCACTAATTGTTAGGTTTAATCAttataagaaaaaagaaatggtgcTCTCAAATGGGCGCAAACTTAAGGGCACTGACCTCAGCATGGGTGAAGATTTCTCCCCAGCGGTTAGGAACGCCCGCAAGCAACTTGTTTCCTTTGCGAAAGCCAAATCTGTGCCATTTTCTTTGCGCTTTAAAACTCTTCTAATTGGTTCTAAGCGCTACGTGTTCGATGACGCATCGCAAACAGTGAAAGAAATATAG